AGCGGTTTTACGCCATTTACCTGGTACTCCGCAGATAAAACGGGTGTTGTACGATATTATCTCCATACCAACACCCTTTGTTATAGCGATTTTACAACTAGAACCAGAAGTATTACCACGGTTGACCCGACCGTAAGCTGCAGTGCGGTAGCAAACCTGACATCAAGCCTTCCGGCCAATAATGCAGTGAAAGTGAACTGGACAGTGGTAAGCGGCAATCCTGCCGGATTTGAGATTTGTTTTTCATTGACAAACACGCCACCGACCGAAACATCCAATTATTTCACGGTACCTGGCAACCTCAGGAACTACACCAAAACCGATTTGGCAGGGAATACACTGTATTATTATTGGATACGGTCTAATTGCGGCACATCGAAAAGTGTATGGACAGCAGGAGGCAGCTTTACAACTTTGGGAACAACTGATTGTCTCTCGGGCACTATAAATTCACCAGGGGAATTTACGCCGGCATACAGCGGAACAACCGAATTTGTAAGCGGTTTATCTTCTTCGGGATTCACCACCGGAAAATATGTTAATGTCTATGTGCTTCCCAATAAGGTTCTTACGTTTTCTTCTTCTTCAAGTCGCGTAATTACCATCACCAGTCCGGACAAGGTCACGGTTTACGCACGTGGGATTGGGTCTTTGACATGGAAATCTGAAAATGTCACCGGAATAGTGCGTGTATACCTCCATGAAGATTCCACATGCAGTACGGTACAGAACAGTGCATCCTTGTATCTCACTGCCGAAGCGGCCTGTTTGGCTGTTCCGGCAAATGTTACGGTGTCTAATTTTGTTGCCAATACCGCTACCTTATCATGGACCGATCCTGCAAATGAAGGCAGTTATGATTATGTGTACAGTACCTCACCCGTCGCACCTGGATATGCTTATTCCTCGTCTTTCCGATACAGCAGTGGTAATCCGGTGGTGCTTGAGCCGCTGTTGCCTTCAACGACTTACTACTATTGGGTGCGTTCGCGTTGTGGTTCTTACGCTTTCAGTGACTGGGCCGCGGGCAGCTTTACCACGCAGGCGGTGTTTCTTTGCACCAACGGTCCTCTGTCTGCTGCAGTCCCTAACTTTACACCTGCCTGCACCGGCAGTCAGGAATTGCTATCAGGAAGTACCAGTGCCGCTATCTACAATAATATAAATGTAATCCCTTATAAGCAATACACTTTTTCCACGTCAAGAGCCACCGACTATATCACAATAACCAATGCAGACGGCACGGCACTCATTGCCAGAGGCACTGCGTCGGTTACGTGGATTTCAGGCATGACAGGCGTGGTGCGTTTTTATGTACATGCGAATGCCGCTTGTGGCGAAGATGGCCTCTCCAGGTCGAAATACGTGCGCTGCAGCAATCCCCCATGTGATGCACCGCCAACCACTGTTGCGACAAACATCACGGCAAATGCCGCCACGATAGAGGTAACGGCCCCGGCAACCCCGTCGACTTACGGGTATGAATATTACCTGTCCACGAGTCCGAACACACCGTCGTCATCGGTAACCGTTTCCGGCACCATCCCTGCTGGAAGCCTTTCAAAGGAAATTACCGGTTTGAACAGGGGTACCAATTATTACTATTGGGTACGCACCGTATGCTATCCGGGGGTGACCAGCAACTGGAATAGCGGCAGCTTCATGACGCCCTGCGACGCGCCATCAGCCGTTACGGTCAGCAATGTAGGTACGACCACGGCAACAGTATCATGGACCACACCGGCATTGGCACCGACCGTAGGCTACCAGGTGTACGTTACGACCAGCACGGCGGTCCCGGGCACCATGACTATTACCAATACCACCACAAATAATTTCAGGAACTTTACAGCACTTCTCGACGGTACTACATACTATGTATGGGTTCGTTCGATATGTACCAATAGCGGCGTATGGGTCAGCGGAGGCAGTTTTACCACGCATGCTATGGGTTGCAGGTCCGGAAACATATTCCCGTCAACTACTTTTACACCTGCCTGCGATACAGGTTCCCAAATTATAGCTACCAACGCCTGGGCAGGGGAATACACCAATGTAAACGTGCTTCCTGACAGGCAATACGTTTTCGGAAGTTCTGTCAGTACCGATTTTATCACGATAACCAACCTTGATGGAGGCGTGGTCTACGCTTATGGCACCACGCCGCTGGCCTGGTCTTCGGGCGCAGGCGTTGAAAGCAATCTGATCAGGTTCTACATCCATACCAATGATTACTGCGGGACTGAGAATGTAAACCGGGTGAGGACGATTGCCTGCCAGGCGCCGGGAAGTTGTGCTGCACCGCAAGGCTTATCTGCCGGTGAGCTGAAATCGGAATCAGCGCGTATCTCATGGAATATCCCGCTGTTCCCACCGTCGAACGGATACCAGTTCTATGTGGCTACAGAGAATATCGCCCCTTCAGCGAGTTTCCCGACAACGGATAACACTGCCGGGGAAAATTCCTTCGTAGTGACCGGCCTGACGCCGTCAACAGCCTATTTCTACTGGGTGCGCTCTGTTTGCGCATCAGGCCCGGGTGCCTGGGTCGCCGGAGGTTCGTTTATGACGGCGGCACCCGGATGTACCAACGGAGGCCTGTTCCCGACAGAAACTTTTACGCCACTGCGTACGGGCGAGCCTGAAGTGATCACCAATACGGCCTTTGCGGGATCCTATTCCAATGTAACGATGTTGCTGAGCAGGGATTACACGTTCAGCAGTTCCGTGGCTACGGATTATATTACCGTTACTTCCGCTGACGGCAGCGAAATTCTCGCCTACGGTATCACGCCGGTCAACTTCCATTCCTATGTGGATGGCGGCACGGTTAGGGTGTATTTCCACACCAATTCGGCCTGTGGCACGGAAAATATCGGCAGGGTCAGAACGGTTACGGCTTACCCCGATGTCCCTTGCGATGCCCCCACGAATATCAGGACTTCTTTACTGACATCGGAAATGGGACGTATAGCATGGGATGGCACCCATTGGGCTGAAGTTTATTTCTCTACCGAAAATATCGCACCGTTGGATTCCGATCCTGTCAATGCGACAAGGCTCGCTTATGATTCGACATCGTACAGTGGACTGCTTCCGAACACGACATATTATTATTGGATCCGTTCGTATTGCGAAGTCAACTGGAGCCAATGGGTTGCCGGAAGTTTTACCACCATCCCCGCAGTGAACCCGGGATGTAACGGAGCTCCGTTTGGGCTGTGGCCTGCCGCGACTTTTACACCGGTATGCTCACAAAGCCCCGAACTTATCGCTCCGGACAGCTGGCCGGGGGAATTTTCGAACGTCGTGGTACTGGATCAAAAGAAATACACTTTCGCCAGTTCCGTTTCCACAGATTATATTACGATTACAAATGAAGATGGTAGCGTATTGCTGGCTTCCGGCGTGACGCCCGTCGTATGGCAGTCAGGAAGCTATTCCGGATTGATCCGTTATCATCTGAATACCAATGCGGCTTGTGGTGTGGAGCAAGTGTCCAGATCAAGGTATATTACCTGTCAGGTTGATTGCGTCATCACGGCATCCGAAAGCGTTACTGCCTGCGAATCGTATGACTGGCATGGTGAAAACTATCATGACAGTGGCGATTACACCTATCAAAGCACCGACGAATCGGGATGCATTCATATCGAGACGCTGCACCTCACGATCAATCGCAATACAACGACATCGCTGGATGCAACGGCCTGTGATTCCTATGTGTGGAATGGTGTAACCTATACCGAAACCGGTGATTACACTTATGAAAGCACCAATGCATCGGGCTGCATCAACACAGCCAACCTGCACCTTCAGATCAACCACAGCACCGCAACATCGGAAGAGGTCACGGCTTGTGACTCTTATGAGTGGAATGGTCAGAACTATACCGAGAGCGGGGATTATACCTACACAGGCACCAATGCCTCAGGTTGTCCGAACGTTGCAACGCTTCACCTGACAATCAACCACAGCACGGCAACGTCTGAAGAAGCGACCGCCTGCGATTCGTATGACTGGCATGGCCAACGTTACAGGGAAAGTGGCGATTACACTTTCGAAAGTATCAATGCAGCCGGATGTACCCACACCGCGACGCTGCACCTGACCATCAACCCGTCAACGACCTCTGAAGAGACGGCGACGGCATGCGACAGCTACGAGTGGAACGGCCGTGAGTATACCGAAAGCGGCGACTACACCTACGAGGGCGTGAACGCCTTTGGCTGTACGCATACCTCCACGCTGCACCTGACGGTGAACCGCAGCACCACCACCGATGAGACGGCAACAGCCTGCGGCTCCTACCTGTGGCACGGTGTGACCTACACCAACAGCGGCGATTATACCTACAGCGGCACGAATGCCACGGGCTGTACCGAGACCGGTACCCTGCACCTGACGGTGAGCCACACCGCGGCCCCGACGGCCACGGCGCAGTCGTTCTGCAGCGGCAGCATCTCGAGCCTTACGGCAGCGGGCACCGACATCAAATGGTACGCTTCCCCGACAGGAGGTACTGCCCTTGGCGCCGATACGGCCCTGGAGATGGGAACCTATTACGCCAGCCAGACCCTGGGCGGCTGCGAGAGCGACCGCACTGCGGTCAGCGTGACGGTACAGGTGGGCATGCCATCGGCAGCCTCACCTCAGACTTTCGTATGCGGGGCCAGGAGGACGAACCTCTCGGCCACGGGCACCACGCTGAGGTGGTACACCACACCTTCGGGCGGCACGGCCATGGCCTCCTCAGACCTTCTGGCCAGCGGCACCTATTACGTGACCCAGACCATCGACGGCTGCCAGAGCTCGAGAAGGGCCGTTGAGGTGATCGTCAATACGATCGCCGCACCGGTGTCAAACGACCAGACCCATTGCTATAACGCTACGGTGGCCAACCTTACGGCCAGCGGCACCGACATCAGGTGGTATGCCACCGCCGCAGGCGGTACGGCACTGTCCACGGGCACGCAGCTTACTGCGGGCACCTACTACGCCTCACAGAAGACGGGCAGCTGCGAGAGCGCCAGGACGGCAGTCCTTGTGACGCTTTCGGGCCCTGCGCTTCCCGATGCGCCACAGGCACAGGCCTACAACTGCGGATCCAGGAGGACAAGCCTGGTGGCTACGGGCACGGGCCTTAAATGGTACACGTCGCCTATGGGCGGCACCCCGATGCTCTCCTCAGCGCAGCTCGTTACGGGCCCTTATTATGTGAGCCAGACCATCGACGGCTGTGAAGGCCCGAGGAGGGAAGTATCGGTGACGATCCTGTACCCTTCGGCGCCGACCGCCTCCACGCAGTTCTTCTGCACGGCGGCTACGGTGGCAAACCTTTACGCTACGGGCAGCGGCATCAAGTGGTATGCCTCTGAGACCGACACCACGCCGTTGGCATCGACTACCCCTTTGGTTACGGCTACCTATTACGCCTCACAGACCAATTCGATGATGTGCGAGAGCGCACGCACGGCCGTAGAGGTGATCACGGGCGGCGCACCTATGCCTGAGGCGCCCTCACCGCAGACGTTCGTTTGCGGCACCAGGCGTCCAAGCCTTGCGGCTACCGGCAGCGGGCTGGCCTGGTATACGGTACCGAGCGGCGGTACGGCACTGTCCTCTACGGCGGTGCTGTCCACGGGGACTTACTATGTGAGCCAGACCGTCAGCGGCTGCGTAAGCGGGCGCAGGGCGGTATCGGTTATCATCACCAACCCGTCGGCACCGGCTGCCACGGCGCAGGTATTGTGCTCGGGGTCTACTGTGGCCAACCTGGCGGCGGCCGGCACGTCCCTGAAATGGTACACGTCCCAGGCGGGCGGCACGGCACTGGCAACGGGGACGATACTTTCAGGCGGGACCTATTACGTATCACAGTCGGTGGGCGGCTGCGAGAGCGACCGTACGACGGTCAGTGTGACCATCAACACCGTGGCGATGCCTGATGCGCCCTCGCCGCAGGTCTTCAGCTGCAACGTGAAGCGCCCTGCCCTTACGGCTACGGGAACCAACCTGTTATGGTATACGGTGGCCACAGGCGGATCGGCGCTGCCCTCGACGGCGCAGCTCGCCACAGGCACCTATTACGTCTCCCAGACCATCGACGGCTGCACGAGTGCGCGCCGCGCGGTGTCGGTGAGCGTGAATGCTACGGCGCCACCGGCGGTATCTGACCAGTCACTCTGCCAGGGCAAGCTGGTAAGCGACCTTGTGGCTACGGGCACGGCACTGAGGTGGTATGCCTCGGCGAGCGGCGGGACTTCCCTTGCGGGGTCTTCGCAGCTTACGGCGGGCACTTACTACGTATCGCAGACCCTCAACGGCTGCGAGAGCCTTCGGGCGGCGGCCAACGTGACGCTGATCTCGTGCATGGTCAGGATGCCTGAGATGGTACAGCAGGAAACGCTCTCTCAGGAGGCGGTGGCTGCAGGGTACGGCATCAGGATATTCCCGAACCCGACCTCGTCGCTACTCAACATCAGGTCGGATGGCGACTTCAGGGCCGAGCATGTGGTGATCCTGGATTCAGCCGGCAGGGTGGTCCTCGAGCAGAAGGGCACTGAGGTGATCGACGTGTCGCGCTTTGCGGCAGGGGTATACATCCTTCGGGCGACCTCGGGCGAGAGGCAATACCAGGCGAAATTCGTCAAGGAATAATCAAAAAGTATACAGATAAGGAAAACCGGGCATTGTTCCCGGTTTTTTTATGGTGTATGGCAAGGTGGATGCGGTACGGGGCGGGAATCGGGATTTGGCGGATGCGCCTGCGGGTGACGCGGCGCCGCGCCAGCGACCGCAGCAAAGTGCCATGCACTGCGGAGTGCGCGGTCACGGTACGGCGACGGAGGAAGCCGTAACGGGAGGCGCCATAAAAAAAGTAATATACATGGCTCATCGGTTGTGGTATTATAACTTTCCCACAATCGTTTACAATGGCTTTCCTGTCAGCCCGTTATTTCTTACCTTCATAAAAAATACGATCATATGAAATGGTTTGGGCACCGCGAAAGCGGAAATATGGAAGACCGCCGCGGGATGTCGGGCGGCGGAAAGGCAGTGGCCGGAGGCGGGATTCTTGCCGTCATCGCGGTAATATACAGCCTGCTTACGGGCGCAGACCCTTCACAGTTGTTACAACAGGCGAATCCCGGTACCCAACAGGAGCAAACCCGGGCACTGACGGCACAGGAGGAGGAAGTTGGCCAGTTTATGCGCGTGGTGCTCGCCGATACGGAAGACGTTTGGTCTGCGCTGTTTCAGGAGCAGGGGATGAGCTATGAGCCGCCCACGCTGGTGTTGTTTACCGAAGGCGTCAGTACCGGCTGTGGGTATGCCACGTCAGCCGCAGGACCGTTTTATTGCCCCGAAGACGAGAAAGTGTACATGGACATGGCGTTCTTTACAGAGCTGCAGTCGCGTTTTGGCGCCAAGGGAGGCGACTTTGCCATTGCCTACGTGCTGGCCCATGAGATTGGCCATCATGTGCAACACCTGCTGGGCACATCGGACAAAGTCCACGACCTGCAGCAGCAGACCGATGAAAGCGGTGCCAACAGGCTTTCTGTAGAGCTGGAATTACAGGCCGATTTCTATGCCGGCGTCTGGGCGCACCACAGCCAACGACGCAACCAATGGCTTGAGGCGGGCGATGTCGAGGAGGCGCTCAGTGCCGCCAATGCGGTAGGGGATGACGCGCTGCAGAAACGGCTGCAGGGGCATGTCGTACCGGATTCGTTTACGCATGGGACTTCCGCGCAGCGGATGGCAGCGTTTAAAAAAGGATTCGCGGGCGGGGATTGGCAGTAGTTTCGTTCCGGTGGGTGCCGGAGTGAATTGTGCGGCCATGACGCCGGTCGATACGCCCCAAAGTCAGCTTGTACGCAAGCCGTTACAGGACGGCTTCACATTAATATACTATTCAATACGTCGCGTCCGGCTTCAGTCACGCCTTCGTTGCCGGCGGCCTCCGGCACGATGGCTTTTAACCGGAATACTGCGCCGTCATTTACGAAAGAATTAACATTCGTTTGATAAAGGTTCTTAAGTTTATGAGATAATTTTATTGGCTATGGAACAGCATACTAAAAAAGGATTTTTCTTCAAGCCTTACGACGCGCCATTGCTGTCGCCTTTCGATAAACTTTTTGGTATTTTTAAAGAGCTGATCACCCATACTTCGGGTGATTTCGATGAGGCGATCGATTGGCTTCGGCAATTGGACGAGGAATATAAACTCACTGACGACGCCTATACCATTGATGACTTCATCGAAGATTTAAAGAAGAAGGGATACATCCGCGAAGTGCTTAAAGACGACGGTACCTCAGGAACCGGCATCACCGCGAAGACCGAACGCGCAATCCGTCAGCAGGCACTGGATCAGATTTTCGGCAATCTCAACAAATCGGGTAGGGGGAATCACGGCACGAAGTATTCGAGCAGCGGCGATGAGCTGACGGGGGAATTCCGGGCCTATGCCTTCGGCGATGCCTTGGACAGTATATCGGTAACCGAGAGCCTGCGCAACGCACAAATCAATAATGGCCTAGATCATTTCCAACTCACCGAAAATGACCTGGTCGTTGAGGATGCACAGTTCAAAGCCCAGATGAGTACCATCCTGATGATTGACATCAGCCACAGTATGATCCTGTATGGCGAAGACAGGATTACCCCGGCGAAGAAAGTAGCCATGGCTTTGGCAGAACTGATTACCACGCGCTATCCTAAGGATACCCTTGACATTCTGGTGTTTGGCAATGATGCGTGGCCGATTGCCATCAAGGATCTGCCTTACCTGAGGGTCGGGCCTTACCATACCAACACCGTCGCGGGTTTGCAATTGGCGATGGACATGCTGCGCCGGAAGCGCAACACCAACAAGCAGATTTTTATGATTACCGATGGCAAGCCCAGCTGTGTGCGTGAAAAAGACGGCACCTACTACATGAACAGCAATGGGCTGGACGAATACATCACCGAGCAATGCTACAATCAGGCGGCGCAGGCGCGGAAATTGCACATCCCGATCACCACTTTTATGATTGCCAGCGACCCGTACCTGCAGCAGTTCGTCAATAAATTTACCGAAGCCAACCAGGGGAAGGCGTTCTATACCGGACTCAAAGGCCTCGGGGAAATGATTTTTGCCGATTATGAGACGAACCGGAAGAAGAAAATCAATTGATTTGATAATAACTCACAACATAGCAACATAGTGCTGCCGGAACCGGTGTCCGCGGACTTATCCAGACACGCTATCCTAAATGAAATGCCACAACCATTCAAATGAGACCTGTGTTTCTGTTTGGTTAAAAAATAAAAAAAGTAACATGAATATAGAAAACACCACCACACTCGTAGCCTTAAAACAATCAGGCTATACCTCCAAAAGCATCAAAGACGAACTGCGCGACAACCTGCGCCTCAGGATAAAATCAGGACAGCCTGTTTTTGAAGGCGTGTATGGTTTTGAGAATACAGTCATCCCTGAACTGGAGCGCGCCATCTTATCACGCCACAACATCAACCTGTTGGGGCTAAGGGGTCAGGCGAAAACGCGGCTGGCCCGTAAAATGGTCGGACTGCTTGACGAATACATCCCCATCGTCGCAGGCTCTGAAATCAATGACGATCCGCTTGAACCCATTTCGCGCTTTGCCAAAGACCTCATTGCCGAAAAGGGTGACGACACCCCCATTGCCTGGGTACACCGATCTGACCGCTTTTTTGAAAAGCTGGCCACACCTGATGTTACCGTTGCCGATCTTATCGGGGATGTTGATCCCATTAAAGCGGCCAACCTGAAACTATCCTATGCCGATGACCGTGTGATTCACTTCGGTATGATCCCAAGAGCGAACCGCTGCATTTTTGTCATCAACGAATTGCCCGACCTGCAGGCGCGTATCCAGGTGGCGTTGTTCAACATCCTGCAGGAAGGCGACGTCCAGATCCGTGGATTTAAGATCAGGATGCCCCTTGATATGCAGTTTGTATTCACCGCGAATCCTGAAGATTATACGAACCGCGGGAACATCGTTACCCCTTTGAAAGACCGTATCGGCTCCCAGATCCTGACGCATTATCCTGAAACGTTAGCCGTGGCCCGCAGCATTACGCAGCAGGAAGCCAGGCTGGATGCGCAACAGGCAGGGGCTGTTTTGGTGCCTGCACTCGCCAAAGACTTACTCGAGCAAATCAGTTTTGAGGCACGCGAAAGCGAATATATCGATGCCAAAAGCGGCGTGAGTGCGCGTATGAGCATCACGGCCTATCAAAACCTGATCAGTACCGCCGAACGCAGGGCATTGCTGGCAGGGACTGACACCACCACGGTACGCCTGTCCGACTTTATGGGGATTATCCCGTCGATTACCGGAAAAGTGGAACTTGTGTACGAGGGCGAACAGGAAGGCGCGGCCGTAGTGGCACAGCACCTCATAAGCGATGCGATTCATACGCTGTTCCCTGGGTATTTTCCTAAAATAGAAAAGCTTGAACGCGATGCCACTGCGAGTCCGTATGCGCCATTGCTCGAATGGTTTTTTACCGAAACGGGTTTCGAGCTCCTCGACGATGCGACGGATGACGCCTACAAACAACAACTGGATGCCGTTGCGCCATTGGAAGCCTTACTGCAGAAATACCAGCCCGGCTGCCTGCCCGAAGAAAAATATTTCTTCAAGGAATTCCTGCTCTGGGGGCTGGTGGAATATGAGAAACTGAGCAAGGACCGGATTGCGGTGGGGTATCAGTTTAAGGATCTGTACAGCAATTACATCAACAAGCTGTAACTTAATTTATACGATTGGATGAAGGAACCCGGAGCGTAAGGCTTCGGGTTTTTCAATGACGAGAAGTTTTTTTTCGGAAGAAAATGTTTGGACACTTTCATCGGGTACACGATTCGCTTACAAAAGTGCCTACTCCCCAAAAAAAGTATCGACAAAACTCCTGAATTTCAATAGCAGTGTTTCTCCAATTGTTTTCCGATGGAGGACGGAAGGCTGGCTTTCCAGCGTCTCAATCACCTCTTGTGTGGTCGGTGTCCGTTGGGAAAACAGGTAGTTCTCAACCAACATTTTTAACTTGTCACCATCGAGCTGCTCCTGTGCTACAAACTGGTCAAACGCCTTTTGCTTTTCAGCATCCATAAAGCTTTCGAACTGCTCTTCGATGCTGTCATCCGCAATCAACGGCAAATTCTCTGTAATGAATTTCTCGATAAGTTCCCGCTTGCTCCTCAACCTGACATCGCCGGCAACTAAATCGAGGATTTCTTTCTGCTTGCGCTGTTTTTCTTCGAGCGACATAGCGTTCAGTTTCGCCAATAGGTTCAGGATGTATGCGACCGTGATGTCATCGCGGTGGATTAATTCCAACTCAAAATCGACTTCATCAAGCACCGATACTTTTTCCTTGGAAGTCCTGACCTTA
The nucleotide sequence above comes from Flavobacterium magnum. Encoded proteins:
- a CDS encoding AAA family ATPase, which gives rise to MNIENTTTLVALKQSGYTSKSIKDELRDNLRLRIKSGQPVFEGVYGFENTVIPELERAILSRHNINLLGLRGQAKTRLARKMVGLLDEYIPIVAGSEINDDPLEPISRFAKDLIAEKGDDTPIAWVHRSDRFFEKLATPDVTVADLIGDVDPIKAANLKLSYADDRVIHFGMIPRANRCIFVINELPDLQARIQVALFNILQEGDVQIRGFKIRMPLDMQFVFTANPEDYTNRGNIVTPLKDRIGSQILTHYPETLAVARSITQQEARLDAQQAGAVLVPALAKDLLEQISFEARESEYIDAKSGVSARMSITAYQNLISTAERRALLAGTDTTTVRLSDFMGIIPSITGKVELVYEGEQEGAAVVAQHLISDAIHTLFPGYFPKIEKLERDATASPYAPLLEWFFTETGFELLDDATDDAYKQQLDAVAPLEALLQKYQPGCLPEEKYFFKEFLLWGLVEYEKLSKDRIAVGYQFKDLYSNYINKL